A genomic region of Effusibacillus pohliae DSM 22757 contains the following coding sequences:
- the carA gene encoding glutamine-hydrolyzing carbamoyl-phosphate synthase small subunit: MRARLVLEDGTLFEGIGFGAVGESIGEVVFNTGMTGYQEILTDPSYYGQIVTMTYPLIGNYGVNQDDIESAKPHAFGFVVREAADHPSNWRSIGKIAEYLERHGIIGISGIDTRSLVRRIRQQGTMKALLTTLDTPLEQIREMLQKPLPRDQVARVTTPSMYRCPGEGPRIVAMDFGMKAGILRSFLARGCDVTVVPAYTPAEDILSLRPHGVFLSNGPGDPADLPEIAETVKQLLGRVPIFGICMGHQLLSLACGAKTKKLKFGHHGANHPVKDLATGRVYITSQNHEYEVTKESLAGTDLELTHINQNDGTVEGVRHKIHPAFSVQYHPEARPGPDDSDYLFDRFLAMIEQHHGSAAYGRRN, encoded by the coding sequence GTGCGAGCCAGACTGGTACTGGAAGATGGGACTCTCTTTGAAGGAATCGGATTTGGCGCCGTCGGCGAATCGATCGGCGAAGTGGTGTTCAACACCGGGATGACCGGGTATCAGGAGATTTTGACAGACCCTTCCTACTACGGTCAGATTGTCACGATGACCTACCCGTTGATCGGCAACTATGGGGTGAACCAGGACGACATCGAATCGGCAAAACCGCATGCGTTCGGATTTGTCGTACGGGAAGCGGCGGACCATCCGAGCAACTGGCGAAGTATCGGGAAGATCGCCGAATACTTGGAACGCCACGGAATCATCGGCATTTCGGGCATCGATACGCGTTCGTTGGTCAGACGGATTCGCCAACAGGGGACGATGAAGGCGTTGCTGACCACGCTCGACACCCCGCTGGAGCAAATCCGGGAAATGCTCCAGAAACCGCTGCCGCGGGATCAAGTGGCGCGGGTGACCACACCGTCCATGTACCGCTGCCCCGGCGAGGGACCGAGGATTGTGGCAATGGACTTTGGCATGAAAGCGGGGATTCTCCGCTCCTTCCTGGCGCGCGGCTGCGATGTCACGGTGGTACCGGCTTACACTCCGGCGGAAGACATCTTGAGCCTGCGCCCGCACGGCGTGTTTCTGTCGAACGGACCGGGAGACCCGGCCGATTTACCGGAAATCGCCGAAACGGTAAAACAACTGTTGGGCCGCGTCCCGATTTTCGGGATCTGTATGGGACACCAGCTGCTGTCGCTCGCGTGCGGAGCGAAAACAAAAAAGCTGAAATTCGGTCATCACGGCGCGAACCATCCGGTGAAAGATTTAGCCACCGGGCGCGTCTACATCACGTCGCAGAACCACGAATACGAAGTGACCAAAGAGTCGCTCGCAGGCACAGACCTGGAGCTGACCCATATTAACCAGAACGACGGAACGGTGGAAGGGGTGCGGCACAAGATTCATCCTGCTTTTTCCGTCCAGTATCATCCGGAAGCGCGGCCGGGTCCGGACGACTCGGACTATCTGTTTGACCGGTTTTTGGCGATGATCGAGCAGCATCACGGAAGTGCTGCATACGGGAGGAGGAACTAG
- the carB gene encoding carbamoyl-phosphate synthase large subunit produces MPKRKDLRKILVIGSGPIVIGQAAEFDYAGTQACQALKEEGLEVVLVNSNPATIMTDPDMADRVYIEPLTLEFVTQIIRQEQPDGLLATLGGQTGLNLAVQLAESGILQAEGVELLGTQLSSIEQAEDREKFRSLMQELGEPVPESAIVTTWEEAEEFAREIGFPIIVRPAFTLGGTGGGIASNWEEYKEIVTLGLTLSPITQVLVERSIAGYKEIEYEVMRDKNDNCIVVCNMENIDPVGIHTGDSIVVAPSQTLSDQEYQMLRSAALKIIRALAIEGGCNVQFALDPDSFQYYVIEVNPRVSRSSALASKATGYPIAKVAAKIAIGYTLDEIVNPVTGKTYACFEPALDYVVTKIPRWPFDKFVSAKRVLGTQMKATGEVMAIERSFEASLLKAIRSLELGVDSLDLPGASELPQDDLEKRLVQADDERLFLIAEAFKRGYSVEKLHDLTRIDRFFLDKIEGIIRFCESLSGMEQLDEKTLRQAKQLGLTDKTIARYTGLTQEEVLEQRRKLGIRPVYKMVDTCAAEFEAQTPYYYSAYDQENEVAESDRKKVLVLGSGPIRIGQGIEFDYCSVHAVWALKRAGYESVIINNNPETVSTDFNTSDRLYFEPLYVEDVMRVIEQEQPDGVIVQFGGQTAINLAAPLAKRGVKILGTSLEDIDRAEDREKFDRLLAELDIPRPAGKTVFTIEAAVEAGRTLGYPCVVRPSYVLGGRAMEIVYNEKDLLQYMHHAVRVNDEHPVLIDRYLLGKEVEVDAISDSETVLIPGIMEHIERAGVHSGDSIAVYPTQTIPPSVKSVIVDYTIRIARALRVKGLLNIQYVVHDNKVYVLEVNPRSSRTVPFLSKVTGVPMVDVATRAILGERLVDMGYENGLWPEAEDVSVKVPVFSFAKLRRVDVTLGPEMKSTGEVMGSEKTFAKALYKGLLAAGIRIPEHGTIIATVADKDKQEALDVLRGFAELGFKIIATGGTANFLQEHGIRVEAVKKLSEGSPNLVDLIREGKAQMVINTLTKGKEPQRDGFRIRREAVEHGIPCLTSLDTTRSMLEVLRTIKFTTRPLGTMTERQVNTQVGGVAATTDGRPCSTSQVEGNPNFTATVQ; encoded by the coding sequence ATGCCGAAGCGCAAAGATTTGCGAAAAATACTGGTGATCGGATCGGGGCCCATTGTGATCGGACAGGCAGCCGAGTTCGACTATGCGGGCACCCAGGCATGCCAGGCGTTGAAAGAAGAAGGCCTGGAAGTGGTGCTCGTCAACTCCAACCCGGCGACGATCATGACCGATCCCGACATGGCCGACCGCGTGTATATCGAACCGTTGACACTCGAATTTGTCACCCAGATCATCCGGCAGGAGCAGCCGGACGGATTGCTCGCCACGCTGGGCGGCCAGACGGGCCTCAACCTGGCAGTGCAGCTGGCGGAAAGCGGGATTTTGCAGGCGGAAGGAGTCGAACTGCTCGGCACGCAGCTTTCCTCGATTGAGCAGGCGGAGGATCGGGAAAAATTCCGGTCGCTGATGCAGGAACTGGGCGAACCGGTGCCGGAAAGCGCGATCGTCACAACGTGGGAGGAAGCGGAAGAGTTTGCCCGGGAAATCGGCTTCCCGATCATCGTCCGGCCGGCTTTTACACTCGGCGGCACAGGCGGCGGCATCGCAAGCAACTGGGAAGAGTATAAGGAAATCGTCACGCTTGGGCTCACCTTGTCGCCGATTACACAGGTGCTGGTGGAACGTTCGATCGCCGGTTACAAGGAAATCGAATACGAAGTGATGCGGGACAAGAACGACAACTGCATCGTCGTCTGCAACATGGAAAACATCGACCCGGTCGGGATTCACACGGGCGATTCGATCGTGGTGGCGCCCAGCCAGACGCTGTCAGACCAGGAATACCAGATGCTCCGCTCGGCCGCCCTGAAAATCATCCGGGCGCTCGCCATCGAAGGCGGCTGCAACGTGCAGTTTGCTTTGGATCCCGATTCGTTCCAATACTATGTGATCGAAGTCAACCCGCGCGTCAGCCGCAGTTCGGCGCTGGCGTCGAAAGCGACCGGCTACCCGATCGCCAAAGTGGCGGCGAAAATCGCGATCGGCTACACGTTGGACGAGATCGTCAACCCGGTGACCGGCAAAACGTACGCCTGCTTTGAGCCGGCTCTTGACTATGTGGTGACCAAGATTCCGCGCTGGCCGTTCGACAAGTTCGTCTCAGCCAAACGGGTGCTCGGCACACAGATGAAGGCCACCGGTGAAGTGATGGCCATCGAGCGTTCATTCGAAGCGTCGCTTTTGAAAGCCATCCGCTCGCTGGAGCTTGGGGTCGATTCGCTCGATCTGCCCGGCGCGTCCGAGCTGCCGCAGGACGACTTGGAGAAGCGGTTGGTGCAGGCGGACGATGAAAGGCTGTTCCTGATTGCGGAAGCGTTCAAGCGCGGGTATTCGGTGGAAAAATTGCATGATCTGACGCGGATCGACCGATTTTTCCTGGACAAGATCGAGGGGATCATCCGGTTCTGTGAATCGCTTTCGGGCATGGAACAGCTCGATGAGAAAACGCTGCGGCAAGCAAAACAATTGGGCCTGACCGACAAGACGATCGCCCGCTACACCGGTCTGACGCAAGAGGAAGTGCTCGAACAGCGCCGCAAGCTGGGAATCCGGCCCGTGTATAAAATGGTGGACACGTGCGCGGCCGAATTTGAGGCGCAAACGCCGTACTATTACTCGGCATATGATCAGGAAAACGAAGTGGCCGAAAGCGACCGGAAAAAAGTGCTGGTGCTCGGCAGCGGCCCGATCCGCATCGGGCAGGGAATCGAGTTCGATTACTGTTCGGTGCATGCGGTGTGGGCGCTGAAACGGGCCGGCTATGAGTCGGTGATCATCAACAACAACCCGGAAACGGTGTCGACCGATTTTAACACATCGGATCGGCTGTATTTTGAACCGTTATACGTAGAAGATGTCATGCGTGTGATCGAGCAGGAACAGCCGGACGGCGTGATCGTACAGTTTGGCGGACAGACGGCGATCAACCTGGCCGCTCCGCTGGCGAAACGGGGTGTCAAGATTCTCGGCACCTCGCTGGAGGATATCGACCGTGCCGAAGACAGGGAAAAATTTGACCGGCTCCTAGCGGAACTGGACATTCCGCGACCGGCCGGAAAAACGGTGTTTACGATCGAGGCGGCAGTGGAAGCGGGACGCACGCTCGGTTATCCCTGTGTCGTGCGGCCTTCGTACGTGCTTGGCGGACGCGCAATGGAGATCGTTTATAATGAAAAAGATCTGCTGCAGTACATGCACCATGCGGTTCGGGTCAACGACGAACACCCCGTGCTGATCGACCGGTACCTGCTCGGCAAGGAAGTGGAGGTGGATGCCATCTCGGACAGCGAGACCGTGCTGATTCCGGGCATCATGGAACACATCGAGCGGGCTGGCGTGCACTCGGGCGACTCGATCGCCGTCTATCCGACGCAGACCATCCCGCCATCCGTGAAATCGGTGATCGTCGATTACACGATCCGGATTGCCCGCGCCCTGCGGGTGAAGGGGCTGCTGAATATCCAATACGTGGTTCACGACAACAAGGTCTACGTATTGGAAGTCAACCCCCGCTCGTCGCGAACAGTGCCGTTTTTGTCGAAAGTCACGGGTGTTCCGATGGTCGATGTGGCGACGCGGGCGATTCTTGGCGAGCGGCTGGTTGACATGGGCTACGAAAATGGGCTGTGGCCGGAAGCGGAAGATGTGTCGGTGAAAGTGCCGGTCTTCTCGTTTGCCAAACTGCGCCGGGTGGATGTGACGCTCGGTCCCGAGATGAAGTCGACCGGGGAAGTGATGGGCAGCGAAAAAACGTTCGCGAAAGCTCTCTACAAAGGACTGCTGGCAGCGGGAATCCGCATTCCGGAACATGGGACGATCATTGCCACGGTGGCGGACAAGGACAAACAGGAGGCGCTCGACGTCCTGCGCGGCTTTGCGGAACTCGGTTTCAAAATCATCGCCACCGGGGGAACCGCCAACTTCCTGCAAGAGCACGGCATCCGCGTGGAAGCGGTGAAGAAACTGTCGGAGGGTTCGCCCAATCTGGTCGATCTGATTCGGGAAGGCAAAGCCCAGATGGTGATCAACACACTGACCAAAGGCAAGGAACCGCAGCGGGACGGGTTCCGGATCCGGCGGGAAGCGGTTGAACACGGCATCCCGTGCCTGACGTCGCTTGACACTACGCGATCGATGCTGGAGGTGCTGCGTACGATCAAGTTTACGACCCGGCCGCTTGGAACAATGACGGAGCGGCAGGTGAACACGCAGGTGGGCGGTGTCGCGGCGACAACAGATGGTCGGCCCTGCAGCACAAGCCAGGTGGAAGGCAACCCGAATTTTACCGCTACGGTTCAGTAG
- a CDS encoding quinone-dependent dihydroorotate dehydrogenase: MYQLIKKHLFALDPEVAHERTLSALKLADKVAGGKAFLRMMYRIDDARLHCHVWGIHFPNPVGLAAGFDKNAEVYHALAAIGFGFIEVGTVTPVGQPGNEKPRLFRSVQDQAVINRMGFNNHGAAEVAKHLASYRQTGIPIGINIGKNKVTANEDAAGDYEKCLDALYSYGHYFVINVSSPNTPNLRDLQETDNLRRLLRAIRTKASELEKNGAEPKPVLLKVAPDMAKEHMRDVVQVAVAEGISGIIATNTTLSREGLKAKDFAEQTGGLSGRPLTKRSTEWIRNIYRFVDGQVPIIGVGGIFTGDDAYEKIRAGASLVQVYTGMIFEGPGIVKAINKRLLELMKRDGFTNITQAVGVDARK; the protein is encoded by the coding sequence ATGTATCAGCTCATTAAGAAGCATTTGTTTGCACTGGATCCGGAAGTGGCCCATGAGCGCACCCTATCTGCCTTGAAATTAGCTGACAAAGTTGCCGGCGGCAAAGCTTTCTTACGAATGATGTACCGGATTGATGATGCGCGTTTGCACTGTCATGTATGGGGAATTCATTTCCCCAATCCCGTTGGTCTTGCTGCCGGATTTGACAAAAATGCGGAAGTGTACCACGCCCTGGCGGCAATCGGTTTTGGCTTTATCGAAGTGGGAACCGTTACGCCTGTCGGACAACCGGGGAATGAAAAGCCGCGTCTGTTTCGCTCCGTACAGGATCAAGCCGTTATCAACCGGATGGGCTTTAACAACCACGGCGCGGCAGAAGTCGCGAAACATCTGGCGAGCTATCGGCAGACGGGGATTCCGATTGGGATCAACATCGGGAAAAATAAAGTAACGGCGAATGAAGATGCGGCGGGTGATTATGAGAAATGCCTGGATGCGCTTTACTCCTATGGGCATTATTTTGTCATCAATGTCAGCTCGCCGAACACGCCGAATTTGCGAGATTTGCAGGAAACGGACAACTTGCGCCGGCTATTGCGGGCCATCCGGACAAAAGCAAGTGAACTGGAGAAAAATGGTGCAGAGCCAAAACCCGTTCTTCTGAAGGTTGCTCCCGATATGGCAAAAGAGCACATGCGAGATGTCGTGCAAGTTGCAGTTGCGGAAGGAATATCAGGCATTATTGCGACGAACACGACGCTGTCCAGGGAAGGCTTAAAAGCGAAAGATTTTGCAGAACAGACCGGCGGATTGAGCGGACGGCCGCTGACGAAGCGATCAACTGAATGGATTCGGAACATTTACCGTTTTGTCGACGGACAAGTACCGATCATTGGAGTGGGTGGTATTTTTACAGGTGATGATGCCTATGAAAAGATTCGTGCCGGGGCGAGCCTTGTGCAAGTATACACGGGTATGATCTTTGAAGGACCGGGTATTGTGAAGGCGATCAACAAACGTTTGCTGGAGTTAATGAAGCGGGATGGGTTTACGAATATTACACAGGCGGTTGGTGTAGATGCGCGCAAATAG
- the pyrF gene encoding orotidine-5'-phosphate decarboxylase — translation MRTKDVADRLYVALDFDSLDEALRLVDRLGDAIRSYKVGMQLFYKVGPAVVERLHAAGCNIFLDLKFHDIPNTVAGATSSAASLGVSMVNVHAAGGVEMMKRAKEAATTTAESLGIPAPLVIAVTQLTSTDQRMMNEQIGIPGTVEETVIRYAKLAQAAGLDGVVASGHEVAAIREACGDRFVTVIPGIRPAWAAANDQKRVLTPATALAAGAHKLVVGRPITHAADPRDAALRILEEMAAALPA, via the coding sequence TTGCGGACAAAAGATGTAGCAGACCGGCTGTATGTGGCGCTTGATTTCGACAGTTTGGATGAGGCGCTGCGCCTGGTCGACCGGCTGGGGGATGCGATTCGTTCCTACAAGGTAGGCATGCAGCTGTTTTACAAGGTCGGTCCGGCTGTGGTGGAGCGGCTGCATGCGGCAGGATGTAATATTTTTCTCGACTTGAAATTCCACGATATTCCGAATACGGTTGCGGGCGCGACAAGCTCCGCCGCCTCGCTTGGCGTATCGATGGTCAACGTGCATGCGGCAGGCGGCGTGGAAATGATGAAACGGGCAAAAGAAGCGGCGACCACCACAGCCGAAAGTCTGGGGATTCCCGCGCCGCTGGTGATTGCGGTCACCCAGCTGACCAGCACCGATCAGCGGATGATGAACGAACAGATCGGGATACCGGGTACGGTGGAAGAGACGGTGATCCGGTATGCAAAGCTGGCGCAAGCGGCCGGACTGGACGGTGTCGTCGCTTCCGGACACGAGGTGGCGGCGATCCGGGAAGCGTGCGGCGACCGGTTTGTGACGGTCATTCCCGGCATTCGCCCCGCGTGGGCGGCAGCCAATGACCAAAAACGCGTGCTGACTCCGGCGACTGCGTTGGCGGCGGGAGCACACAAGCTGGTGGTCGGGCGGCCGATCACGCACGCGGCCGATCCACGGGATGCCGCGCTGCGAATCCTCGAGGAGATGGCAGCAGCGCTGCCAGCATGA
- the pyrE gene encoding orotate phosphoribosyltransferase produces MTQFAESDFAWTIARMLLQINAVALRPQQPFTWTSGIKSPIYCDNRLTMSYPQVRDFIAQGFADLINREWGQVDVVAGTATAGIPHAAFVAQKLSLPMAYIRSSAKGHGKENMIEGIIQLGQRVVVIEDLISTGGSSIKAAKAVQEAGGTVVGVAAIFTYGFEKAARTFAQAGIPMRTLTSYDVLLKTALANGYISEQEVAFLEAWRKDPEHWQV; encoded by the coding sequence ATGACGCAATTTGCTGAATCCGATTTCGCCTGGACAATCGCCCGGATGCTGCTGCAAATCAATGCGGTGGCGCTGCGGCCGCAGCAGCCGTTTACGTGGACATCCGGAATCAAATCTCCCATTTATTGTGACAACCGGCTGACGATGTCGTATCCGCAAGTGAGAGATTTCATCGCGCAAGGGTTTGCCGATCTCATTAATCGGGAGTGGGGGCAGGTGGATGTGGTGGCCGGCACAGCGACGGCCGGTATCCCGCATGCGGCGTTTGTCGCGCAAAAATTGTCGCTGCCGATGGCCTACATCCGTTCCAGTGCCAAAGGCCACGGGAAAGAAAACATGATCGAGGGAATCATCCAGCTCGGGCAGCGGGTGGTGGTGATCGAGGATCTGATTTCCACCGGCGGCTCGTCCATCAAGGCGGCGAAAGCGGTGCAAGAGGCGGGAGGAACGGTGGTCGGCGTGGCGGCGATTTTTACTTACGGATTTGAAAAAGCGGCCCGCACCTTTGCGCAAGCCGGGATCCCGATGCGCACCCTGACCTCGTACGATGTATTGCTGAAAACCGCCCTGGCCAACGGTTATATCTCTGAACAGGAAGTCGCGTTTCTGGAAGCGTGGCGGAAAGATCCGGAACATTGGCAGGTGTAG
- a CDS encoding VOC family protein — protein sequence MKHSEPEIKGLHAVVLIVKDLQKQKRFYQEVLNLQLEADYGDAVFFRCGNQKIALFAHSHHPEGSKRLAGAEKGISHLEFRIKREDREHWDRKLREVGFHAYGDNYEDEDGNLFHFVYE from the coding sequence ATGAAACATTCCGAGCCTGAAATCAAAGGGCTGCACGCAGTGGTTTTGATCGTCAAGGATTTGCAAAAGCAAAAGCGCTTCTACCAGGAGGTGCTCAATCTGCAACTCGAAGCGGATTACGGTGACGCCGTATTTTTCCGATGCGGCAACCAGAAAATCGCTTTGTTTGCCCACAGCCACCATCCGGAAGGCAGCAAACGGTTGGCGGGGGCCGAAAAAGGCATTTCCCATCTGGAGTTTCGCATCAAACGGGAAGACCGCGAGCACTGGGACCGGAAACTGCGGGAAGTCGGATTTCATGCGTATGGGGACAACTACGAAGATGAAGACGGAAATTTGTTCCATTTTGTGTACGAGTGA
- the rplU gene encoding 50S ribosomal protein L21: MYAIVETGGKQYKVQEGDVLYIEKLPVEEGETVNFDKVLLVGKEDGVVIGAPTVVGASVAAKVLAHGKAKKIIVFKYKAKKNARKKQGHRQPYTKVQIEKINA, translated from the coding sequence ATGTACGCGATTGTGGAAACAGGCGGCAAGCAGTACAAAGTGCAAGAGGGCGATGTCCTCTACATCGAAAAATTGCCTGTCGAAGAAGGCGAAACGGTCAACTTTGACAAGGTTCTGCTGGTCGGCAAGGAAGACGGCGTGGTGATCGGGGCTCCGACCGTGGTCGGCGCATCGGTTGCGGCCAAGGTTCTGGCACACGGCAAAGCGAAGAAAATCATCGTTTTCAAGTACAAGGCGAAGAAGAATGCCCGCAAGAAGCAGGGCCATCGCCAACCGTACACCAAAGTTCAAATCGAAAAGATCAACGCGTGA
- a CDS encoding ribosomal-processing cysteine protease Prp → MIRVKVERDRQGRIEAFRVDGHAGFADVGEDIVCAAVSVLVQNGVNSIEALLGVKMPAVSRDGLVECHVPVLSEPVSGQVQLLLESMVYGLRALADEYPQHVSVFDRNSIDS, encoded by the coding sequence ATGATCAGGGTCAAGGTGGAACGAGACCGGCAAGGCCGCATTGAGGCCTTCCGCGTCGACGGACATGCCGGATTTGCCGATGTCGGTGAAGATATCGTATGCGCCGCTGTATCGGTACTGGTGCAAAACGGCGTGAACAGCATCGAGGCGCTGTTGGGTGTCAAGATGCCCGCTGTCAGCCGCGACGGGCTTGTGGAATGTCATGTTCCCGTGTTATCCGAACCGGTTTCCGGCCAGGTGCAGTTGCTGTTGGAAAGCATGGTGTACGGCTTGCGTGCCCTTGCGGATGAATATCCGCAACATGTGAGCGTTTTCGATCGGAATTCGATAGACAGTTGA
- the rpmA gene encoding 50S ribosomal protein L27 yields the protein MLKLNLQQFASKKGVGSSKNGRDSISKRLGVKRQDGQVVTAGSILVRQRGTKIYPGTNVGRGGDDTLFALVDGRVAFERLGRDKKKVSVYPVEQAAQA from the coding sequence ATGCTGAAGCTGAATCTGCAACAGTTCGCGTCGAAAAAAGGGGTAGGTAGCTCCAAGAACGGACGTGACTCGATTTCCAAGCGTCTGGGCGTGAAGCGTCAGGACGGTCAAGTTGTGACCGCCGGCAGCATCCTCGTTCGTCAGCGTGGCACCAAGATTTATCCGGGTACCAATGTCGGCCGGGGCGGCGACGACACCCTGTTCGCATTGGTGGACGGCCGCGTGGCGTTCGAACGTTTGGGCCGCGACAAGAAAAAAGTGTCTGTGTATCCGGTTGAACAGGCTGCACAGGCGTAA
- a CDS encoding GntR family transcriptional regulator, with amino-acid sequence MEQVRQSLPEQNQERIAAQMFEGKLEPGTRLKEESLADEFGTSRAPIRETLYILKSRCRCPTMEKTLYINSRRDGESSQNERFQPP; translated from the coding sequence ATGGAACAGGTTCGACAATCGTTGCCGGAACAAAATCAAGAACGGATCGCTGCACAAATGTTTGAGGGCAAACTGGAGCCGGGTACCCGATTGAAAGAAGAGTCGCTGGCAGACGAATTTGGAACAAGCCGGGCTCCCATCCGCGAGACCTTATACATTTTGAAATCTCGCTGCCGCTGTCCGACCATGGAGAAAACGCTTTATATTAATAGTAGACGAGATGGAGAAAGCAGTCAAAACGAAAGATTTCAACCGCCATGA
- a CDS encoding Spo0B domain-containing protein, whose protein sequence is MKPAQGKWTSTTKLALRWLAVVQAVGGTAMLAGSSMGETRSWMVGAGGAGLLAAAVCSGWLLPLLLQREFNQRDNHMRLESLRMMSQYRHDVMNQIQLVKGYLQMEKFDRLQHPVQKLISDAQRHSALSNLPGTKLAYALIERDLLSPLLRLQVELAEPGGEWDERLEDKILAVVMEVADAGETLSQELGVEAEWKLELHNRPQSFAITLRVLGEHVNDIYIQDVIEQLAAKNWDLQKREQDGEAYILSFGSQVNRDVC, encoded by the coding sequence ATGAAGCCGGCTCAAGGCAAATGGACTTCTACGACGAAACTCGCTCTCCGATGGCTGGCGGTGGTACAGGCTGTTGGCGGTACCGCGATGCTGGCCGGCTCATCGATGGGGGAAACGCGCTCTTGGATGGTGGGGGCGGGTGGCGCCGGATTGCTGGCGGCTGCCGTTTGCAGCGGCTGGTTGCTGCCTTTGCTGCTGCAACGGGAGTTCAACCAGCGGGACAATCACATGCGGCTCGAGTCATTGCGCATGATGTCCCAATACCGGCACGATGTAATGAACCAGATTCAGTTGGTGAAAGGCTACCTGCAAATGGAAAAATTTGACCGCTTGCAACACCCGGTGCAAAAGCTGATTTCCGATGCGCAAAGGCATAGCGCGCTCTCGAATCTGCCCGGCACGAAGCTGGCGTATGCCTTGATCGAACGGGATTTATTGTCACCGTTGCTGCGCTTGCAGGTGGAGCTTGCCGAACCGGGCGGCGAGTGGGACGAACGGCTGGAAGACAAAATTTTGGCGGTCGTGATGGAGGTAGCCGATGCAGGCGAAACGCTGTCGCAGGAATTGGGGGTTGAGGCGGAATGGAAACTGGAGCTGCACAACCGGCCCCAGTCGTTTGCAATAACCCTGCGCGTTTTGGGGGAACATGTGAATGATATATATATCCAGGACGTAATTGAACAGCTTGCGGCGAAAAACTGGGACCTGCAAAAACGCGAGCAGGACGGTGAAGCATACATATTGTCATTCGGAAGTCAGGTGAATCGGGATGTTTGTTGA
- the obgE gene encoding GTPase ObgE, protein MFVDVAKIYVKGGDGGNGIVSFRREKYVPEGGPAGGDGGKGGDVVLVVDEGLRTLLDFKYQRHFKAPRGEYGKPKNQHGANAKDLLVKVPPGTTVTDAETGEFLGDLTRHGQRLVVARGGRGGRGNTRFATPANKAPEIAEKGEPGEERWIQLELKMIADVGLVGFPSVGKSTLLSVVSAARPKIGAYHFTTLSPNLGVVDVGDGRSFVLADLPGLIEGAHEGHGLGHQFLRHVERTKVIVHVVDIAGTEGRDPWEDFLKINEELKLYNEKLAARPMIVAANKMDLPGAEENLTEFKRKLDPDIPLYPVSGITKEGVQQLLYAIADLLDTLPHVEETALDDVEAAEHKVYRLEDEEDTFTITRDNEVFVVHSPKIEKLVKMTNFDQYDSVKRFQRIMKQMGVDDALRKRGAVDGSTVRIADFEFDFVE, encoded by the coding sequence ATGTTTGTTGATGTTGCAAAAATCTATGTGAAAGGCGGTGACGGCGGCAACGGCATCGTCTCGTTCCGCCGCGAGAAATACGTGCCGGAAGGCGGACCGGCCGGCGGCGACGGCGGTAAGGGCGGCGATGTCGTGCTGGTCGTCGACGAAGGACTGCGCACCTTACTCGACTTCAAATACCAGCGGCATTTCAAGGCGCCGCGGGGCGAATACGGCAAACCAAAAAATCAGCACGGTGCGAACGCGAAAGATCTGCTGGTCAAAGTCCCGCCCGGCACCACCGTAACGGATGCGGAAACGGGCGAATTCCTGGGCGATTTGACCCGGCACGGGCAACGACTGGTTGTCGCCCGCGGCGGACGCGGCGGACGGGGCAACACCCGGTTTGCCACACCTGCAAACAAAGCGCCGGAAATCGCCGAAAAGGGGGAACCGGGCGAGGAAAGGTGGATCCAACTGGAGCTGAAGATGATCGCCGATGTAGGGTTGGTGGGTTTTCCCAGTGTCGGCAAATCCACCTTGCTGTCGGTCGTTTCCGCCGCCAGACCGAAAATCGGGGCGTACCATTTCACCACCCTGTCCCCCAATCTCGGCGTGGTCGACGTGGGTGACGGCCGCAGCTTCGTGCTGGCCGATCTGCCCGGACTGATCGAGGGAGCGCATGAGGGGCACGGTTTGGGCCACCAGTTCCTGCGGCACGTGGAAAGGACCAAGGTGATCGTGCATGTGGTGGACATTGCCGGTACGGAAGGGCGCGATCCGTGGGAAGACTTTCTGAAGATCAACGAGGAACTGAAACTGTATAACGAAAAATTGGCCGCCCGGCCAATGATCGTGGCTGCCAACAAGATGGACCTGCCAGGGGCGGAAGAAAATCTCACAGAGTTCAAGCGCAAGCTCGATCCTGACATTCCGTTGTATCCCGTTTCCGGCATCACCAAAGAAGGGGTGCAGCAGCTTTTGTACGCGATCGCCGACCTGTTGGATACGCTGCCGCATGTAGAAGAAACCGCATTGGACGATGTCGAGGCTGCCGAGCACAAGGTCTATCGACTGGAGGACGAGGAGGACACGTTCACGATCACACGGGACAACGAAGTATTCGTCGTGCATTCACCGAAAATCGAGAAGCTGGTGAAAATGACCAACTTTGACCAATACGACTCGGTCAAACGGTTCCAACGCATCATGAAGCAAATGGGCGTTGACGATGCGCTGCGCAAGCGGGGAGCGGTCGATGGTTCGACCGTGCGGATCGCCGATTTCGAGTTCGATTTTGTCGAGTAA